In the genome of Streptomyces sp. Q6, the window GTGCGGACGGCGTTCCCCTCGGACGCGGGTCTGAAGAAGGGCGTCGGCTCGCTCACCCCGGACGACGCGAACAAGCTGACGGTGCCGCTGAACGAGGCGGGCAGCAGGGCCGGGGCGAGCAAGTGCAAGGAGATGGCGGCTCAGCTGCTGTTCTCGTTGCACGACTTGTCGTCGTCGAGCGTGAGCGGGATCGAGCTGAAGCGTTCCGACGGCCGGCTGATGTGCGCGCTGACCGAGGACGACGCGGAGGCGTTCGTGCCGTTGCGGGCCTCGGGCCGTCTCGACGACCAGTACCTCCTGGACGCCAAGGGCAGGCTCGTGCGGATGGCCGGGCACAGCACGTCCGACCGGAGCCCCGAGCAGGTCCTCGGGCCGCTGGGCGAGGGTGAGCAGCGGCTGCGTTCCGCGGCCGTCTCGCGCGATCAGGAGCGCGCGGCGGGTGTGTCGAACGACGGGCGCTCGCTGTACGTGGCGTCGATGGTCAACGGCGCCTCGCTGGGCGACGCGCTCGTGCGCAGCCACTCCAGGTCGGAGGCGGACGGCCTGACGACGCCCAGTTGGGACGGGCGCGGCGATCTGTGGGTGGCCGACCGCGACAAGAAGAATCCGCGGCTGCTGATGTTCGGCGAGGGCCGTGCCGACCAGATGCAGGAGGTCCGGGTCGACGGGCTCGACGGCACCTCGCGCATCGAGTCGGTGAAGATGTCCGCCGACGGGGCGCGCGTCGCCCTGCTCGTGACGGAGAAGGGCAAGACCAAGCTGCGTATCGGCCGGGTGGAGCGGGAGCGCGACGCGAGCGGCGGGACCGAGGTCTCGGTGCACGAACTGCGGCCCGCGGCACCGGAGATGGACGAGGTCACGGCCGTGTCGTGGGCGGGCGGCAGCCGGCTCGTGGTGGTCGGCCGGGCGGCCGGCGGGCTCCAGCAGATCCAGTACGTGCCGTGCGACGGCTCGGCGGCCACGGGACAGGCGCTGCCGGGGCTGACGCGGGTCAGCGAGATCGCCGCGTCCGCGGACGACGGACTGCCGCTGCTCGCGCACTCCGACGACGGTGTCGTGCGGCTGCCGTCGGGGACGGCGTGGCAGCCGGTGGTGAAGGACGGGACGGCGCCGATCTATCCGGGGTGACGACGTCCGGTCGGACGGGGGTGTCGTCCGGTCGGTCCCGGGGGGACGCCCTTGCCCGGTCTGCCCGGTCTGCCTGGGGTGCTGCGGGGTGTTCGGGGTGGCGCCGTGTTCTGTCCGGGGTGGCGTCCCGTTTCGTTCTGGGGAGCGCCCCGCTCCGTCTCGGGTGGCGCCCCTTCTGCTTGCGATGGCGCCCCGCTTCGTTCGGGGTGACGCCCCGCCAGGAATTCAGCTTCGACGGTCGTCCCGTCACTCACACGAGTGCAACCCGTCCCCGCTGAAGCCGTGTTGTCCACAGGGCGTTGTCCACAGGGGTGGTCTCGCGGCGCGCGTGTTGGCACAGTGTTCGGTATGCGGGGGTGGTGGCAGGACCTCTCCGACCTGGTGCTGCCGGCCCAGTGCGCAGGCTGCGGCAGGTCGCGTACGACGCTGTGTGCGCGGTGCTCAGCGGCGTTGCTCGGCGCTGCGGCGAGCCGGGTGCGGCCGCGGCCCGAGCCGCCGGGGCTGCCCGTCGTGCACGCGGCGGCGCCCTACCGGGACGCGGTGCGGGCCGTGCTCCTCGCCCACAAGGAGCGGGGCGCGCTGGGGCTCTCCGGGCCGCTCGGCGCGGCGCTCGCCTCAGCGGTGCGTGAAGGGCTGCGGATACCCGGCGGTGCGGGCTCCGTGGCGCTCGTCCCCGTGCCGTCCTCGCCGCGTGCGGTGCGGGCGCGCGGGCACGATCCGACGCGGCGGATCGCGTACGCGGCGGCCGCCGAGCTGCGCCGGGCGGGCGTGCCGGTCAGGGTGCTCGCCGTGCTGCGCCAGCGGCGCCCCGTGGCGGACCAGTCGGGGCTCGACGCCCGGCAGCGGATGGCGAACGTGACGGGTGCGATGGAGGTGGTGGGCGGTGGATCTGGGCTGCTCGCCGAAGTTGGCCGAATCACGCTGGTCGACGACCTCATGACGACCGGCGCGTCCCTGGCGGAGGCGGCGCGCGCCCTGCGCGTCGCGGCCGACAGTTCGCGAACGGGCAGAAGGGCGGGAAGGATGGAGTCAGCGCACTCCGCAGTGGGCCCCGAAATGCCGGGGCCGGTCACTGTGCAAGCGGCTGTAGTCGCCGGATCTCCGGATTCTTTCGAAATAAACCGGAACTGACCGGGTATCTGCTTCGTTGCAGGTAGCGAGAGGATTCATTCACCTGAATGGAGGTACACGGCGGTAGAGGGTGACGACATCCGTCCGGGCGAGATATGTTCGGTTGTGAGGAACTCGGCGTGAAAACCGGGTGCTGCACCTCGCATATCGGAATGCCGCGCCGTGGGTTTGCACAGAGATTTTCGCAATCATCCGACGCGATGGGGTGGAGATCTTGTCCACGGGGGAGGAGGAGGTGGAAGTCACCGAGTCCGAGGCTCCGGAAGTGGCCGGAGCCTGGTGCAAGAGGGAGATGCTCCGCCATAGGAGCGGAGCTATCCGGGAACGGAGTTCTGCGTGGACATCGTCGTCAAGGGCCGCAAGACCGAGGTACCGGAGCGGTTCCGCAAGCACGTGGCCGAGAAGCTGAACCTGGAGAAGATCCAGAAGCTCGACGGCAAGGTGATCAGCCTCGACGTCGAGGTGTCCAAGGAGCCCAACCCCCGGCAGGCCGACCGGTGCGACCGCGTGGAGATCACGCTGCGCACGCGCGGCCCCGTGATCCGGGCGGAAGCCGCTGCGAACGACCCGTACGCGGCGCTCGACCTGGCCACGGAAAAGCTGGACGCGCGTCTGCGCAAGGAGCACAGCAAGCGGTCCACGCGGCGCGGCGCGAAGCGCATCTCGGCCGCCGAGGTCGCCGAGCGCGTCCCGGACGCCGCCCGGCTGAACGGGGACGGCTCGATCGCCAGGGACGAGTCCGAGACCGACGGCGTACCGACCACCAAGGTGGGACCGCTCGAGGTCCAGGGCGAGGGCCCGCTCGTCGTCCGCGAGAAGACCCACGTGGCGGCACCCATGTCGCTCGACCAGGCGCTCTACGAGATGGAGCTGGTCGGGCACGACTTCTATCTGTTCGTCGACTCCGAGACCAAGGAACCCAGCGTCGTCTACCGTCGTCACGCCTACGACTACGGCGTCATCCACCTCAGCACCGACCCCATGGTGACCGAGGCGCACGGCGCCGACGCGGGCGATGCCATCGGCGGCTGAGCCGGCCGGACGGCCGCGGAACCGAGGCTGTCCGAAAACCTACTCATCCGGTGCCCCTGGAGTGCGCGTGCGCCCCCGGGGGCACCCTCGTGCGACCCCCCGGTGAACCGCACCGTCCGCGCGCGCACGCCGCGGCATGAAATCATGGCCACGCCGGGTCAACCGGTGTGCTGGCGCCTCGGGTTGGCCCGGCACAGGAAGACGGGCCACGGCCTTCAGGGGGAGGAACGATGGCGGACAGCTTCGGACCGATGCGGGGCGAGGACGTCGGCGCTGCCGACGGCGGCGTCGCGGGACCGGCGCCGGACGCGGGCTCCTCGCGCAAGGAG includes:
- a CDS encoding LpqB family beta-propeller domain-containing protein produces the protein MPDGGGLESVEASQRPDSQVRVFALPPQDDAGPEAIVDGFIEALTSDDPSYAMARKYLTPKAAKSWDPMQRTTVLDDGPSRRPIGRAGTGDEGRLYQLTGRQIATVDTKQAYMPESRPYEGNLHLSRVETSKGKQWRIDSLPKGVILGQSDFQRIYQSVNKYYYAVDSGSGEAGSEKRLVADPVFVRQWTDPLTETVKQVLAGPTNWLNPVVRTAFPSDAGLKKGVGSLTPDDANKLTVPLNEAGSRAGASKCKEMAAQLLFSLHDLSSSSVSGIELKRSDGRLMCALTEDDAEAFVPLRASGRLDDQYLLDAKGRLVRMAGHSTSDRSPEQVLGPLGEGEQRLRSAAVSRDQERAAGVSNDGRSLYVASMVNGASLGDALVRSHSRSEADGLTTPSWDGRGDLWVADRDKKNPRLLMFGEGRADQMQEVRVDGLDGTSRIESVKMSADGARVALLVTEKGKTKLRIGRVERERDASGGTEVSVHELRPAAPEMDEVTAVSWAGGSRLVVVGRAAGGLQQIQYVPCDGSAATGQALPGLTRVSEIAASADDGLPLLAHSDDGVVRLPSGTAWQPVVKDGTAPIYPG
- a CDS encoding ComF family protein; the encoded protein is MRGWWQDLSDLVLPAQCAGCGRSRTTLCARCSAALLGAAASRVRPRPEPPGLPVVHAAAPYRDAVRAVLLAHKERGALGLSGPLGAALASAVREGLRIPGGAGSVALVPVPSSPRAVRARGHDPTRRIAYAAAAELRRAGVPVRVLAVLRQRRPVADQSGLDARQRMANVTGAMEVVGGGSGLLAEVGRITLVDDLMTTGASLAEAARALRVAADSSRTGRRAGRMESAHSAVGPEMPGPVTVQAAVVAGSPDSFEINRN
- the hpf gene encoding ribosome hibernation-promoting factor, HPF/YfiA family; the encoded protein is MDIVVKGRKTEVPERFRKHVAEKLNLEKIQKLDGKVISLDVEVSKEPNPRQADRCDRVEITLRTRGPVIRAEAAANDPYAALDLATEKLDARLRKEHSKRSTRRGAKRISAAEVAERVPDAARLNGDGSIARDESETDGVPTTKVGPLEVQGEGPLVVREKTHVAAPMSLDQALYEMELVGHDFYLFVDSETKEPSVVYRRHAYDYGVIHLSTDPMVTEAHGADAGDAIGG